The genomic interval GTGTATTTAGATAATCAGCTGTCCTAATTTTTGGCTCCTAACTTTACTGAACCTGTAAATGTCAGTTTATTAGATCCATCACTTTTTCTAAGcatgcaaaaacatgtttttcttccagCTAAAAAAGCTAAAACATGTTTCTATAAAaactattgttttgttttcttggcaACTAGTCCACTGTGTTCATGTGCTGGTGCATTGTGGGTACTGGTACAAATGAATTTAGACAGACAACAAAACTAGCAACTGGTATTTCATTCGCCACATTTAAGATCTCGTGGCCCCTCAATGAATTTCATTAGATGgatttttgatcattttattgGTTTAATTGTGAACTATACATTGTTCTGTATAAacacaaagacttttattttgaaataatgtttaatataGTCGCAGACTGCTATATCATATCATTTTAAGATCATATCGCCAAACATtggatttgttttgttcacttgaccctcctgaccagacttgAAGCTCATGTGGCTCCCACGTCATttaagtttgagacccctgctttagatAAACCTACGTGGCCATGTAATAAACAGcactttttaacactttttctCCATAAAATAGTAACCAAACTCATTTTCAATAAATCTACCAGAAGCCACAGTGACGTCATAAGATATCATCcgttttaaaaagttaaatgcgAATCAATGTCTTAACAGCAGGTCAAATCAACCATGTTCACAGCCCGGGACTTACCACAGCATTGTCCGTCACTTTCATGCACAGGTTACCGTCGCAGTGTCTGTACTTGAGGACCACTctgacctgaaaacacacaccagtcaatacatttcacaactttttactttcaaaaacaaatcagagcTACACAGTTAGCATAGCCATGTAGCTGCTGAGCTAGTCGGCTAACAGGCTACCCAGATAGCATACTACTCTGCTTGTAGGACGAGTTTAACATGTTTTACCTTCATGGGGTCTGTCAGATATAGTTTTTCTGCTGCGCGGGCGAACTCCTCCCAAGTCTGATAGTAAGgcattgtttttatatacaACAGGGCAGATATTCGACCGAAAAAACAGTTTGAATCGTGGACTCCGGTCCGCAGCCTTCAGTACAGTGAACaccacatcagcagcagcgacatcacagccaatcacagtgaAGAGAGCGTAGTGATGAAGTACTTCCGGGTTGGCCTTTCaaacaatttaatattttagGTCTCGTCTCTAACTTTCGTCCTctggtaaaataaataacaaaggtCACATTAAcatatactttttatttttaacagtaataaaacatacaaaagcGCTACATATACACTTGGCCTCTAGTCAGAGCCTTTCTAACTGCGACcaagctttattttgaaaaagttaCAGGCGTCTTCCTGTGCTGTTTTTGATGATTAATTCTTACATGTCACCATCTAGTGGCCAATATTAACATAACATTGTTAATATACAATACATAAAACATATGTCCCGTCTATTATCTGACCGAGTCTGACCTTTATTGCagttttgaattgaattgaaagttTACATAATCGATATCTACCTACTTTAAAAGAAAGTAATACCTAATGTAAAAACAatctgtttcttgtttttttttagcgagtaaaaagttattttcttaaatttgccatttttttgtACAAGATTGAATAGTTAAAACTAGATGAAAAAAGGTGAGTAGAAAAAACCCCAACAGGTTTTCATGTTAGGTGTCTACATTTGTAATTCCATATTTTATACACTAGATGGCAGACAAAGCACATGGGTTGCTGTAGTTGACTAATTAAAAGAGTTTAATAGACTCAAGAGAGCAGAGTGTACTTGCATTTAAGGTCCAAAAAACGTACAactacaactttaaagggcGTTTTCAGGGTTAGTGTTACGGTTAAGCacttagttatgatggttaaggttagggtaaggagcagaacctcatttctgaggacctggttaagtttaaaggcttaagttaaggttagggataagggtatgttcaggctgtccaaatgaaatgagtggaagtcagtgcagtccGCGTCCTCAGAGGAgtaatgtgcacaaacacagctgatgtCACAGTAACAGAGCAGGTGAGGAGTGGGTGTTTCACCCGTGGCTCATTAATCATGATCTGAGTCAGTCGCAGCTCAGTCGCACCAATGCACGACAGTGCGTCTATTCCTGAACCCACATCAGCAACAATGCATAcatgcatgaataaataaacacgtCAGTGTCTGAGTTAACACACCcacaactttaatttaattaaacccCAACGCTTTAATCGTTCCTCCAGGAGCAATTTGAGGCGGTGAGTCTGCAAAAACAAGCAGAGCAGACAACTGGTCCTCATCTATCATGTTACTGTGGATCACTGTCTTCAACACTCTGCAGGTCACATGACGCCTCAGTGGAGACAGTGGACCTGAGCAGGGTTGTGGCTCCAGCTGTCATTTTTAAGGTCAGAGAGGACTCACCTGTCATATTCACGTCACTTTACCCATTTAGAAAATCGCCAAAAGAgttgtttattgatttttaggagagagacagtgagagagagagagagacaacttCTTGTCTGACAGCTGTCAGAGCACAGCTCATACAGTCTGTCAGTGAGTGTATCTGGGGGATGATGAGTTGAAGTGGGATCAATGTTCAGAACACAGCCCccaaaaaggccaaaaaaagggctttatttttatctttcttAAAGGGAAACTAAGGGACCGTCCACAATCTATATTTCCTCATCAGCATTCTCATGGCCCTGAGCAAGATGGAGATTATtgatgatttgactgtttttataCTGCATGCTCTGTAATTGCACCATGACAACATCACTGCTTATTTGATTTGACAGCTACTGTGACAATTCAATCACTTACCCTCACtggcctttttgttttttttggactccctgcatgttttcatttagaCTTCTAATCCAAACTTAAATCATAGTGTATTTTCCATACAGTCCAgtacaaacatgtacacacacacatacagttgaTCAGCACAATTgtttgaaagagagagaagtcaATACATTAACTATCAATTAAAATGATGAatacaataatgtaataatatttattaaatgaatacTGTAGATAATGGATtaagagacaaaataaatagatacaaatataaaatagaaAGGCATTATAGGTCTGatagaaaaaaatagaatattaTTCTTACTTTAACAAACAGTTAAGTCTTTCATCATTGTtagttttaattgtattttatttgttaagtaatgtgtattcatttttattattattatttttgtttatttccattAAAATTATAACTCTAATTACATTACGTAACATTGTGGGTTATTAAAGTCTTTTCACATGTCcactttttcttctgtttgaaGAACATTCCTTTACAGAGACATCCCACTGGATTTGTTtaaatttcttattttttacgTTTTTTATTATACAATATGATTGACctattttttactgtatttcagAAGTTTATTCTGTAAAGGTGCCTTGAATGGTGTTTGAAATATGTTGCATTattaaattaacatttcagATTCTCTCAGGTGCAGCTTTGGTTCTTCATTAAGCAatattttgatttttcttttaagcACATGTCTTAAATTATAAGAAAAAGCAGCTTTATTTAGCAGATTTGCATAAAAACCTTAATCTTAATTCAGACTTTTCACATAAAACTCACATCACAGTTCATCAGATGTTTCGTCTTTTACGTCAGAACGCATAGAAACATGAGTGTATAGTTATTATATGTGATAAATGATGTGTAGCATGAGGAGTGAATGAAACCTGCTGCCTCTCAGGTCTGTAATGTCAGCAGCTTCTCTGGTCCCCGGCTCACATCACAGGCACAGCAAGAGATCCAACTTGGTTGCCAATGGCAACCTGTGCGTGCTACGTCCCACAAGTTGCGTGGACTGCTGCCTTCAGGGCCCGTCGGAAATAATCAACTCATGAAAAAGGCTCCCATAAAAACAGCAATAACGCGATACTTTTAATAGGCTGCACGCTATTATATAATGTTACAGAATTTAAAGGTCAGAAATGTTGCTTGATACATTTGAATGATAAGTTAATTACAACAACATGAGGCAATGCTTTCTAGCATATCACCAGACGATAGGTCTAACAGTATAATTCTGTCTTGAAAATTAAATAGAAAAGAGTCACCTTTAACCTTTGATGTTAAATAAAAGCTACTTAAACACATGCCTTTATTGTTAACAAAGTGTACAAAGAAATTAGCTAGTTCTTCAAAGATAAACATAGTGAATAACAAAAGACACAACATATAACGTTAAATGCTGAACTACACCTTGTCCCTCATTTGAAACAAGGTTACTATTATTTTCTCTTGTAATGTTTGTtcataatattattgtttttatatattttatgtttgcGTTGTTATAGGTGAGGTCTTAAACAAAGCCAAATTGTTCTATTTTTACTTTACAAATACAACATCAGAAAACAAgaataaatgtgcaaataaataatagacaaaataatgttatatactGTGTTAAGTAGTAAGTGGATTCATATTATTTCATGTCCTATAATGTATTACATTTAtcttgcttgtgtgtttgtttacgtttGTACCATATAATTTTAATTTGTATGAAAAATACAGTGACATCAAAGGCAATTCCGATTTTtattctaaatctaaatctatatctacagtatatcataGTCcctactgcacctttaacaataataataatgataataataataataataataataatctataataAAGAAGGGCTAATCACATCATTCCGTCCGTGTATTTAGTTGGTTATGAGTAGAATAGCCTTTGTAGaaccacatttcattttatatcatttcaaGATTTGTCAGTAATCGGCCGCtacatttaaattgttttcGACAGCGGAGTGTCGGAGCCTCCAGTGCGTCCGTGAACGCAGCACGCGTCGCGGCAGCAGGCAGCGGCAGCGGCGCGGTGTGAGAGCGGCACAGACTCCGCCACAGAGCCGCAGCACAGCCCCTGACACCAGCAGTGCTTCAAAGACACGCCGCGACAGTCCCACTCTCCTCCCGCCCGTGACTCTTCGCCGTCCGCGGAGCCGCGACGCTGCTGGAACATGTAGGATTCGACTGTTCCACTCTTTTCaactcatattttatttttttttctattattttttctACTTTCACCGGATAGCCTGCAAACTGTGAAACCTCGtcagacggacggacggagtCCCCCATTCATCTGGTCGCCTGTAGCCTTGAACCGAGCGGTGAACTTTATTGAGAAGTACAGAAGAAGTGAGCCGCTGCTAAATACCTGCCGCCTGTGAAACACTCGGCCTGACAACAGAAGCGTCATGAGGTAAGAAAAGCtgtcaaatgtgtaaaatatcaaCTAATGCTGGAGAAGTGTGTCGGTTATGTGTGGAGTGGGGAGTTCAGGGACCACAGCAGCGGTTGGGAAAAGCGGCAGCTGACATGTCTTTAGGTAATGCTGCTCTTAAATGTGATGGACAGCATCTCTGTTTTCTTTGAAAAAGTGTTTCCATGTCAGCTGTTAGTGTATAAACTGTGTGTTATATCAGCCTATTGTTGTCAGCTTTACTCTTCACAGCCAGGTTCGGAAACGTGGTGCATTTGTGGACGTGCTTGGTTTTGCGGAATGGAGCTTCGCTCGTTCTTcaaccgacacacacacacacacacacacacacacatactgcactTAAAGACTATCTGGCGATTTGGTTTCATTGGTGTGAtgccgtctcacacacacattaacacacgttCGTGCAGCTGTCCTTGTTTGGACACCACACTGAGTTGTGTCCATTTGCTCAGCCTAACCAAAACCGTATTTCTAATTTCAATCCCAGCCATTTAATATATAATCTCAACCTTAATCTAAACATAATTCACACATTACCCTGGTTCTGCCtcaataggaccaggttttggtccccatgacaGATATGAgtatagatacacacacacacaccatgtgttAAAGCACtagtgcatgctgggaaatgGCAATAACaaccaaataaaacacaaaaatatatacatgCACTTAAATTACTCATACATCAGAGGTTTGTTGAGGTCTGGACCACACCTGACGACAGTGAGGGTGGCCCAGTGGTAAAGGAAGACACCCTTCAACCGGGTAGGTtggggtttgattcccagtttCAGATTTTGCTGGTCTTCtaggcaagacacttaactctAAGTTGTTCCTAATGGCTGTGTGAATGGTTATGGTTTTTTGGTACATGTCTGAGTAGTGGTGGACTTCTTCATGTCATCTTCATTGTCTCTTTGgaccaaaacaagagtgtgCGACCAAGTGGATGAGAAAGTGTTGTGCTGCATACGGTCCATGCGGAATCAAATCAACACACAACTGGTCAGAAGACGAAACGTCATGTGGAATCTATAGCAGACCTCGATACACACTTTTTGGTGTGCCGTGCACTGAGAACCTGCATGAGACACAATGAAAACAAGGATGACGGCAGAGAAAAGCATATTTTTAACACCTATCTCTCTCTGAAGTTTCTCTGTTTGCTTTACAAACTTCTAATGGTGAAATGAAGCTGACAtattttattaagtggctaaaatcaatTTTTTCCTGGTCTTAATGGCAGCCATGCGTCTACCAAGAGCATGCCTGCCTGTCCTCGCTGGTGTCTCGGTACAGGGGACATGCATagcacagtcagcactgactatgtgtcagtactttatacaaccacatttccacacaggaagtcagagatgcagttttatttctatttatagTTTTCCCCCTATTATCTActctgctgttttctctttcaaGACACCAAATCCCCTGTAAAATGATTGTTGCACGTGAGCTTTAACCGTCTCTGACAGCCTCAAACACGCTGTCATGTTACCACCCAAGGTCCACAACTGGCCTGGTTCAGTTTTGACAGCAGGCTTGAAGCTGTTCTTGTCGAGTTCCCTGCCCCTCAGGAATGCGACCCGTGAAAAAAATGCCCCGAGGTTGctgataaagcaaaaaaaaaaagcaggaatcTGTTGGACGTGGGCTAACGGAGCGTAGCACGTTGGGTTACAAAGTTTCCCTCTGGATCTTGAAAGTTAAGATGTCAGAAGAGCTtgtgtagatgttttttttttttttttttcataacctAACATTGTATTTATGTGTTAAGAAGTGAGACGTGCAGTGTGGACAGGCTTCCCCcccctttaacaaaaaaaagccccTAATTGAATCCAGCTGTTGGAATCTCTCTTTCGGCCAAACTGCAGTTAACAAtagctttgtttgtttcagagaTTCATATGTTGTGTCCATGCCCCAGGGTGGAAACCACAAACTTTTCATctctcccttcttcttcttcttctttgcactGTACATGAATGGTGCCATTAGTTGTATTTAGCCAGATTAGTGTGTTTTGGAGCAGGAAATCCCAAACCTTTCAGCCCCCAAGTAACATTTGGAGACTCCTAGTATCCCCAGATTGATGTCATACTGTTTCCTGTGTTGTTGTAAATTGACCTTTTACATCTGATACTGTCAACCTGTCTGTCATAATCACTCTCAGGGGTCATGTGAGGAAAGGAAATCAGCAGGATGATGACATATTTTTACTCATATTTTacagcatttcagctgctgagtcatgtttttggccagttattattttttggagcagaatatttgttacacagttggagaattgtctTTGAAATGGCTAGCATAAATGTTTTCTAAACAGCTTTATAGTTTTAACGGCTCCCAAAAAGACTATCAGACTGGCATCGGTACATACTCcaggttgtgatatcggtaaaAGTCATATTGTGTCTTCCccaattttacattttcagctCTTTGTCCCCATTGCAAATGAATGGAGATCAATGCTGGACACACACAAGTTAAACATGACGGGGAAGGCAGCTTTGTGATGACTCGGCATTCACACTAACCCCcacattttcctgttttttttaagggacAAGAGACAACACATTTGTTCCCATCTGTTCCTGTTTGCTCCCCGTCCTAAAGATGCAGCACTAATAAAACTTCCCACATTTCCTCAGCCAGACGTCATCATAAGCGTCCCTGCATGTAGATATGAGGTGAACGCACGTCTCCGTAGTGTTTTAAATACACAGTCATAAGCTGTTTTTCTGCCAAAGTCCCAACTCTTTAGccaagagaggaaaacacagtgaaagtaAGACTCATAGGGCACCGATATaaatccttttttaaattttttttatcaccattAAGAtggtcatattttttttaacattatagtGACAAATCAAAGCCAAAAAGTTGTCTAATGCAGTTATAAATTGGGTTTGACTTATGGAGATCAGTCTTGCAGCCAACCTTGAATGTCTCAAGCCCCGGCTCCCAGTTTGGCAAGCAATATTTTAGATCATATTTCTCCTGAAACTGGAGCGGTGTTGAAGGAGAACATCTCGGCACCACTGAAGGCAGCTGAGCTGAGCGGGGACACAGTAACTTGTTGTTCTCCAGTCTGCTGTAGTTGTTTTCCCCTGCTGCTTTTTAAAGGGAGACATGCAGTGTCCAGAAGGGGACGTGTATTGTGTGTCTAAGCGGTGGAACAGGTGTGCCTCAGCTGTTTGGAGCCGACTCATGCGGGACAGTcgtgtcagtgtgtcagtgtgccgTACTGTGAAAATAAAGTCTCTAGACATGGTGTCGAGACCGACTCTCTTTAAACACCCTGTCACCAGAAGTTTATTGATTAAGGAACAGCTGAGTGGACAAATGTAAACGGAGAGATATTTGTCACGTTTGAACTTTTCACCGTCATTAACCGTCAACAGTAAATTCAAATAGATGATCCGTCTGGCACGAGATGGAGACGGCACACATCGggttgctgcttcttcttctctgtgtcagATTGGTGTAACCATACTGGGTTTCAATCTACCAcatgattccccccccccccgtcctggCCTCTGATTGGCTAGACTTGGCTCCAGTCAGCTATCTGGCCTGATGGCGATGTGTTGGTGGTAACTTGGCTTGAACAATGTCATCTGCACCAGTAAAGAACCCTTTAACTCTACTGACAGACATACTTAAAGTACCACTTAAGTGGCTAACAATGTCTTTTAGGCCCAGGTGATATTCAGTAGCACAGTTCAGATGTTCTGAAGTGTGTTTGCATCGAACGAacggtaaatggtctgtatttataatgagcttttctagtcttgagaaaaacagcaattttacatcatggcatcATGGAGTTGTTgctcaaatgtgtcatttttttgagaaaaagtgGCAAAAATACTCTTACGTTAGCATATACTCTCATTTAACTTTTTCTTAAGTGACTAAactcttgtttttcctcttggcAGCCATGATGTCATTAAGAGCAAGTGTCTAAGTCTCAGGTTCTGAGGCTTGGGCAGTGAAGCGTACCTTATTCAACCTCACTTCAAACTAATCTGAATGATCCCGTTTTGACCCGACCATTAAGGTCAAATTGGGCCAGAGCGCATTCCTAAATCATGAGGATAAGAATTATTTATACCTGCGTTCCATTTGggtttctctgtgttgtgtcGGGCCACATGTAGCACCAATGTCAGCTTATCTCAGACTGTTTGATAAGCTGCATCGTCAGGGTGACGGACGGGGGCTGTGAAGTGTCATGGCAACAAGCCTTGACAGTCGCTGAAAGGCCTCATGCCTCGCAGCCGCTGCAGGTTCACACCAGTGATGACAGACAGGACGGGCTATGTCCAGTCcggaaccttttttttcctctttgttatCTGTCTGCTAcagctgtggggggggggcgatgGATAGTATGTGCTGACAAACACCCCCCAGTTACAGTGGAGTCCAAGCTGGACTGTGGCCAATCACTGTATATTATCTCATCTAAATGAGGTCTTAATGAGGTCGCCCTGAGGCTAAATTGAAATGAGAATACGTTTGTCATGGACATTGATTTAAAACGACAGTCACTGGCTCAAGTCTTGACTTTTATTGAGTCTAAACAGAGAATGAGATACATAGAAATGGTCTGATAAATAGATCGATAGATCCCGGAGCTGTAATTTACCAACCCCAATAGAGGCGTGACTGTAATATTGAAAAAGTCAATTGACTAATAAGCTGGAAAAATTTGGAAATGTCCCTTTTTCCCCTTCTGCATTTCCTCCTGAAAATGAGTCAATTTCATGGCTagtgaacacattttctttaaaagccTTTGCCAATTTCCTCTGTATTTCCTTATATCCTCCTCCTGCTATTTTGAATGCATCCAACACTTTACTGTATAATAAATTGAATGCACATCAGTGGGAAAATTGAGTTGCTGTGCTCAACTCATCTCCTTTTTGAAGTTTTTGGGTTGATTTTTAATTGCTACTGGCTTCCCGCCACCATCTGCCCCTTGCCCTCCTTATCTCCTTCCTTctgtcctccctcctcagcctctctctctctctctctcttccaaaCCATCCTCAGTCTCACTCCAAAAAGAAAGGGGAGGGTGGTGGGGGCGGTTTGCAGGCTTTTGCCAGCTTGGATTTCTGTTCCTCCTGCGTTTTCTAATTCATTCCAAGTCAAGTCAAATGTCGTGACATCTTGTGTCTTATTTCCCAGCCGTCTGCCGTCCAACTGTTTGTAGACCTAAGGTCATGGCCGACAGAAAATGAATCACAGCTCATGTTTGAGGCAGATTCACTTCTGTAAGACATGACCCTGAGCTTTAGTTGTAGCTACTTCACTGTGGTCAAAATGTGGTCTATGGTATTTCTTCTTTATTAGATGAAAGGAAGATGAAAAGGACCAATTAAAAGTGATGTGCTGTGAAGTAGCAGGAAATTGCTATTCCGATGGTATTGTTTTGCCTTATTTGGAAGCAGATGGCAAATATAACACACTTACGATGCATTTTTAACCAGCAAACATATGGCCCACTATGTGGAGCATCATTACTGTATACTGTAATAACAGGTCCTATACCAGAGCTGCATCATATGGAAAAACCTTGGAATTTAAGTCAAAATGTCCCCTTTTAATGagaaacaaatgtcaaaatCCTGACATTTGACATCAATGAAATAATTGCAGTGTCTAtaatttaatttgtcattttgcaattgctgttgttttctcttcccAGAATGCATTGTTGAACAAACCTGACAGGTCCCTGATGATTTAACCTGTAAATATATGAGCAGAGCAGAACGTGAATGAACATCTCCGTCTGTGTTGTTGCTCAAATGTTTTTGAAGcacatttttcccccccaaatatTTGACATTATCTATGATTTGATTTCTCCACGCTGAAGGTCATGttcagtgtttcagtgtctTTCATCATGTCGAGTGATGAAAAACAGCAGGCGCTAATGATGCCATATCACTCAGCCCTGTTTTTCCATCAAACTTGTATTGGAGACTAgggatttatttttatcattgattaatctgtgtgtttttaatcattgattaatctgtggattaaaGGTTGGAGGATATGTCTGATAATTGTTTCCTCCATTTGATAAAATACAAGTGTTTAATGATAAATTCAAAAAAGCTTAACTTTAGTAACCAGCTATTGAACAACACTAATGGTCTGTTTCTCCAATCTACattttatgtctgcactgcagttcaattgtaaaatgtattttcaataaaaactaaataataaatacatgaaacagatGTTTAGTTTCATCCACAAAACTAAGATATTCAGTTGATGGTGAtagaagagcaaagaaaccaaaacattcacatttaagaagctaaaattgCAGAAGTTCCTTTTCCATTTATAATAAACCCACTTAAACCAATTATTTAATTAGCAAAATTGCTGgtaattcatttattgattgataCATTGTTGCAAGACTTGTTTCCTTGGGTTTACCACACCCTCAGTCTCTTTCCTCTGAAATGAAATGCAGTGTAGAGTGGCGTCGCGGCAGAATATGAAGCTTCTGTTAGTAAGAACATGAGATGAGCAGCAGTATTTGAAGGCCGAGCCCGTTTCATTGATCTGAAGAAGGAACAAATCTGATATTGTTCACACTGGGTGAAGATGGTGATTGACAACTACCGATCGATAATGAAACGGCTGTTTTAAAAgctatttaaaacaaactcatcCATACTGAGGGCTATTGGACCTTTTACTGTAGGTCAATAAGTGGTGATGCATGAAAAAGACGTTGTGTTCCAACCAACGTTGCTTCACATTTCCCTCTctcatgtttgtgttacagaATATCAAGTAGTCAAGGTCTGTTGTTGGATTAGCAGCTGCGTCGCTTTGACACgtctttttcacttttcacacacAAGCTTGGACCCACCTGTCAAAACCGCACACttgatatttatgttttctgatAGAAGTGGTATAATTCCAGCATGATGGCTGTCATGCAGGGCTGCAGCGAatgattcatctgtcgattgttttcgtgatgtttggtccataaaatgtcaggacatgttgaaaatgttgatcagttattataattatgacaTGACCAGaacatcttcacatttaagaagctgaaaatcttaaaaacattatttaatatgCTCATAATTaaaaactcaaactgattaaaacCCTCAAACcatcaaaatggctgacaattaatttagtaatcgattaataatcagttCATCGAATGGTTGTTTTAATCCAACTGTAATGTAGTTATAATTAAACAGTggctaaggattattttcatcatcgattaatgtTTTCATTACTTTCTTGAatgattgattagttgtttgggctacaattattttaaaaagtcaatcagtgtttcccacaccATAAAAACTGTCTCTCATATACAGAGAATACATAACCCCCAAAATATCCACCTTTAAGAAGCTTTTTGAGAAAAAAccaactgttttattttaataattgttaCAGCCCTTTTATTTACCAGCtcaataaaacttaaaaacagcTATACTTGACTAGCTGTACTTGTCCGactgagagaagaagagtgtttgTTCTTATGAAGGTAACGTGAAGTGTTTATGTGGTTGTTAAAGTTTTAAGGTGGAACAATGTGTCCATTTAGAAAGGTCACAGACGACAGCACTGTCAGTATGTctctgtgtgattgacaggaaGCCTGTGTGTTGAGCTTGTGAGGTGAAATTCCCTCACCTTCCTGTGGCTTTGGTGAGCTCCTGTGACTGACATCACCTTCTGAGGACAGGAGGGTGGAATGctatgaacctgtgtgtgtgtgtgtgtatagtgtcTGCCACTGGAGCAGAGTTCCAGCTCTGAAGCATCAGTCACTGACCACAAATGTGCTGCATGAGTGAGTAACAAGGCTCTCAAAAATCACGTTTGCATGAATATTGCGTGACATGATGACTCTTTCCTTGTTTCACGGTAAATCATTTGTACACATAGTACAGTAAAttcctttttaaatttgtttgaacATTGTTTGTGCAAAAAAAGTGTAGTGTTGTTATCGACTGTTATTGCTAACGTTGGTTAGCCCA from Solea solea chromosome 17, fSolSol10.1, whole genome shotgun sequence carries:
- the srp9 gene encoding signal recognition particle 9 kDa protein gives rise to the protein MPYYQTWEEFARAAEKLYLTDPMKVRVVLKYRHCDGNLCMKVTDNAVCLQYKTDQAQDVKKIEKLHGKLMRLMVSKETHTGAMETD